Proteins encoded by one window of Acetivibrio thermocellus ATCC 27405:
- a CDS encoding glycoside hydrolase family 3 protein, protein MKKRVHILIMTLMLIVACVGCSGSSDNPPPANSLHSASTIPISAMPSFSTPSPTVEDTENQQSKTVNYLINSMTLEEKIGQIFIVAFRKGKSSRPLKVLDNSTKLKIQNFNPGGIILFSENIDTIPQTQKLIRDMQEASKIPMFIAVDEEGGRIARIGNNPKMHSTKIPSAQTIGLADDPELAYEAGRILGAELSALGFNMNFAPVADVNTNPDNPVIGDRSFGSDPYKVGLMVQAMSKGMQEQNVCTVLKHFPGHGDTSYDSHLGQVVINHDIERLRQIELTPFKMGIKAGADGVMTAHIIMPNITGSNLPATLSEEILSGLLRNELKHEKLIITDAMEMKAISNYWSSSKAAVMAFKAGADIILMPESFEEAYNGILKAVKDGEITEERLNQSLQRILALKFERNILANKESSVDPEKVLGRQEHTDIVVKIMQKAEEQNIP, encoded by the coding sequence ATGAAAAAAAGAGTTCATATTCTAATAATGACCTTAATGCTAATTGTGGCTTGTGTCGGATGCAGCGGCAGTTCCGATAATCCGCCGCCTGCCAACAGTTTGCATTCGGCATCAACCATACCGATATCAGCTATGCCTTCTTTTTCGACTCCTTCACCTACTGTTGAAGATACTGAAAATCAACAATCGAAAACAGTGAATTACTTGATAAATTCCATGACCTTGGAGGAAAAGATCGGACAGATTTTCATTGTTGCCTTTAGAAAAGGCAAATCTTCACGCCCGTTAAAAGTATTGGACAATTCTACAAAACTGAAGATTCAGAACTTTAATCCCGGTGGTATAATACTTTTCAGCGAAAACATAGACACCATACCGCAGACACAAAAACTCATTCGTGATATGCAAGAGGCAAGCAAAATTCCCATGTTCATCGCTGTTGACGAAGAAGGCGGGCGAATAGCAAGAATCGGAAACAATCCGAAAATGCATTCCACAAAAATACCCTCCGCCCAGACAATAGGACTTGCCGATGACCCCGAACTTGCGTATGAGGCAGGCAGGATACTGGGTGCGGAGCTGTCTGCCCTTGGCTTTAACATGAATTTCGCACCGGTGGCCGATGTAAATACAAATCCGGACAATCCTGTTATCGGAGACAGATCTTTTGGTTCCGACCCCTATAAAGTCGGCTTAATGGTACAGGCGATGTCCAAAGGTATGCAGGAGCAAAATGTCTGCACCGTGCTAAAGCACTTTCCCGGTCATGGCGACACCTCCTACGACTCGCATCTTGGTCAGGTGGTAATAAATCACGACATTGAAAGGCTTCGCCAAATAGAACTGACACCTTTTAAAATGGGCATCAAGGCCGGCGCCGACGGCGTAATGACGGCTCATATCATAATGCCCAACATTACCGGCAGCAATCTGCCCGCAACTCTGTCTGAAGAAATCCTCAGCGGGCTTTTGAGAAATGAGTTAAAACACGAAAAGCTCATTATAACCGATGCAATGGAAATGAAGGCAATCAGCAACTACTGGTCTTCTTCCAAGGCTGCGGTCATGGCATTTAAAGCAGGAGCAGACATCATACTCATGCCCGAATCATTTGAAGAAGCCTATAACGGTATTCTCAAAGCCGTAAAAGATGGTGAAATAACGGAAGAAAGGCTAAATCAGTCCCTGCAAAGAATTCTCGCTCTAAAATTTGAAAGAAACATACTTGCAAATAAAGAAAGCTCCGTCGACCCTGAAAAAGTATTGGGCAGACAAGAGCATACTGACATAGTAGTGAAAATCATGCAAAAGGCAGAAGAGCAAAATATCCCTTAA
- a CDS encoding L,D-transpeptidase family protein translates to MKKRTAFLLTFLIFIFIFYALWSNILILDDFHPSENLLDTSIGDMPDETENTSVVTKGYYIYINLDELKLYLYKDGVLLKTYPVSGGKPETPSPEGTWKIISKSDWGGNFGGSWMGLNVPWGQYGIHGTKYPWYIGRQNASHGCIRMYNKNAKELYDIVPYGTIVTIVHKNRPFKELKSGDVGSDVLKVQKALKKLGYFHDWPSGKFQDNLKKSVIKFQKDNKIKVTGTVNKSLYNLIMKKYEEKMQEEKSQSSQ, encoded by the coding sequence TTGAAAAAGAGAACAGCTTTTTTGCTCACATTTTTAATATTTATATTTATATTCTACGCTCTGTGGAGCAATATTTTGATTCTCGATGACTTCCACCCTTCTGAGAACCTTCTTGATACAAGCATCGGAGATATGCCGGATGAAACTGAAAACACCAGTGTGGTTACGAAAGGTTACTATATATATATAAATCTTGACGAACTAAAACTGTATTTATATAAAGACGGAGTGCTTCTGAAAACCTATCCGGTATCGGGTGGAAAGCCTGAAACCCCTTCTCCCGAAGGTACATGGAAAATAATAAGCAAATCCGATTGGGGAGGCAATTTTGGAGGTTCGTGGATGGGACTTAACGTACCCTGGGGGCAATACGGAATACACGGAACCAAATATCCATGGTACATAGGCAGACAAAATGCATCCCACGGCTGCATCCGAATGTATAATAAAAACGCAAAAGAATTGTATGATATTGTTCCCTACGGTACAATAGTTACCATTGTTCACAAGAACAGACCCTTCAAAGAATTAAAAAGCGGTGATGTAGGGTCCGATGTCCTAAAAGTTCAAAAGGCATTAAAAAAACTGGGATATTTTCATGACTGGCCCAGCGGTAAATTTCAAGACAATCTCAAAAAAAGCGTAATAAAGTTTCAGAAGGACAACAAAATTAAAGTTACCGGTACGGTAAACAAGTCGTTATACAACCTGATAATGAAAAAGTATGAAGAAAAAATGCAAGAAGAAAAAAGTCAATCTTCGCAATAA
- a CDS encoding PA14 domain-containing protein translates to MDNIGVIIKIEGNEAIVMTDDCSFKKVPIKDGMHPGQKILVPNNEVIQKENKSIKRISAVATGIAAVFLMVLSLIWINKPGRPDGIYAYIDVDINPSLNFLIDREGKVKALNPLNDDAQEIIRGVEFEDMFFSEALTQIIKISKAKGIIDENKTNYVLICAALDDNYNLQSDDKSRAQTEFEEFLDGIRESIEKACGNTVIPQTVKVPFEYLKMAKQNDVSMGRYLVYQKLEDIGVNLSIEELKSLDIDEILKKYGVGFDELFKSEYTELPYGTLQTGEDSVVSTEDVPVSPKNAFETMAVPTNTPSISTKPSATPAENPTPKLTQKPTPVPAKTGERTSTTPTPTPAPTVRNGTGSGLRGEYYNNMDFSRFQFVRIDPCIDFDWGEGTPDQSIGKDTYSVRWTGKVEPRYSETYTFYTVTDDGVRLWVDGVLLIDKWKSQSATEHSEQIYLEAGKKYDIKMEYYQHVRAASAKLMWSSKSQQKEIIPSSQLYPSDGPLPQKDVNGLSAEYYGDAELKDKRFTRIDDAINFNWDKDFPVGELKDGKFSVRWVGKIDTRYTEEYTFHTVANGGVRVWINNVLIIDNWQNQGKEAENSGKIELKAGRQYDIKVEYCNYGEPAFIKLLWSSQRQKKEVVPSKNLFAD, encoded by the coding sequence ATGGATAACATAGGAGTAATCATTAAGATAGAAGGAAACGAAGCCATTGTAATGACCGACGATTGCTCTTTCAAAAAGGTTCCGATAAAAGATGGAATGCATCCGGGGCAAAAAATACTTGTGCCCAATAATGAAGTTATACAGAAGGAAAATAAAAGCATAAAGCGGATTTCGGCTGTCGCGACCGGCATTGCAGCCGTGTTTTTGATGGTGTTGTCGTTAATATGGATTAACAAACCGGGCAGACCGGATGGTATATATGCATATATTGACGTTGATATAAATCCCAGTTTAAACTTCCTGATTGACCGGGAGGGAAAGGTAAAGGCGTTAAACCCGTTAAATGATGATGCGCAGGAAATAATCCGTGGTGTTGAGTTTGAGGATATGTTTTTTTCAGAAGCCCTTACGCAGATTATCAAGATATCAAAAGCCAAAGGTATTATAGATGAAAACAAAACCAATTATGTACTGATTTGTGCAGCTTTGGACGATAATTACAATTTGCAAAGCGACGACAAATCCCGGGCGCAAACAGAGTTTGAAGAGTTTTTGGACGGTATTAGGGAAAGTATAGAGAAAGCCTGCGGCAATACGGTAATTCCTCAAACGGTAAAAGTACCGTTTGAATACTTAAAAATGGCAAAGCAAAATGATGTATCCATGGGAAGGTATCTGGTTTATCAGAAGTTGGAGGACATTGGAGTGAATTTGTCGATAGAAGAGCTGAAATCATTGGATATCGATGAAATATTAAAAAAATATGGTGTGGGTTTTGATGAATTGTTCAAAAGTGAGTATACGGAATTGCCGTATGGGACTTTGCAAACAGGAGAAGATTCTGTTGTGTCTACAGAGGATGTGCCGGTATCGCCGAAAAATGCATTTGAAACGATGGCTGTGCCGACAAATACGCCTTCAATATCGACTAAACCTTCAGCAACCCCGGCGGAGAATCCGACGCCAAAATTAACGCAGAAACCAACGCCTGTACCGGCAAAAACAGGTGAACGTACAAGCACAACGCCGACACCGACACCGGCGCCAACCGTCAGAAACGGTACCGGCAGCGGACTTAGGGGAGAGTATTACAATAATATGGATTTTTCCCGTTTCCAGTTTGTGAGAATTGATCCCTGTATAGACTTTGACTGGGGTGAAGGCACACCGGATCAATCCATCGGAAAGGATACCTATTCTGTCAGATGGACAGGGAAGGTTGAACCTAGATATTCGGAAACATACACATTTTATACTGTTACCGATGACGGTGTGAGATTGTGGGTAGACGGAGTGCTGCTCATTGACAAGTGGAAGAGCCAGTCGGCTACTGAACACAGCGAGCAAATTTATCTCGAGGCCGGAAAGAAATATGATATTAAAATGGAGTATTACCAGCATGTCCGGGCTGCTTCGGCAAAACTTATGTGGTCAAGCAAGAGCCAGCAAAAGGAGATAATACCTTCAAGTCAACTGTATCCTTCCGACGGCCCGCTGCCTCAGAAGGATGTAAACGGTTTGAGTGCGGAATATTACGGGGATGCGGAGTTGAAAGACAAGAGATTTACCAGAATAGACGATGCTATAAACTTTAACTGGGATAAGGATTTTCCGGTTGGTGAATTGAAAGACGGAAAGTTTTCGGTAAGATGGGTGGGAAAAATAGACACCAGATATACCGAAGAGTATACGTTCCATACTGTTGCAAACGGAGGAGTAAGGGTATGGATAAATAATGTGTTGATAATTGACAATTGGCAAAATCAGGGCAAAGAAGCTGAAAACAGCGGAAAAATTGAATTAAAGGCAGGAAGGCAGTATGATATTAAAGTTGAGTATTGCAACTACGGAGAACCTGCATTCATAAAGCTTTTATGGTCCAGTCAAAGACAGAAAAAAGAGGTGGTTCCTTCAAAAAATTTGTTTGCAGATTAA
- a CDS encoding class II aldolase/adducin family protein, with the protein MSDAIREQIVKVAKLMYEKGMVNAFAGNLSVRDGNNVYITPSGICKGFLKEDMIVKTDMNGNILEGMYKPSSEIKLHLEAYKKRKDIYSVVHAHPPYTTAYAVANKPIESKACAEMVIFFGKIPLAAYGTPSTDEIFSGVEEYINEYDVILLANHGIVSFGRDVFDAYFKLEAAEDIAKTLILSRLLGGEKDLPENKLKELDDMRKKRRTEVYW; encoded by the coding sequence ATGTCGGATGCTATTAGAGAACAAATAGTGAAAGTAGCAAAGTTAATGTATGAGAAAGGTATGGTAAACGCTTTTGCCGGAAACCTTTCCGTTCGGGACGGCAACAATGTTTACATTACACCCAGCGGTATATGCAAAGGTTTTTTAAAGGAAGACATGATTGTGAAAACCGATATGAACGGAAATATACTGGAAGGGATGTACAAGCCTTCGTCTGAAATAAAACTTCATCTCGAGGCATACAAGAAAAGGAAGGATATATATTCCGTGGTGCATGCCCATCCTCCTTATACCACTGCGTACGCGGTTGCCAACAAACCTATTGAATCAAAAGCGTGTGCTGAAATGGTTATTTTTTTTGGAAAGATACCTCTTGCAGCATACGGTACCCCGTCGACAGATGAAATATTTAGCGGTGTCGAAGAATATATTAATGAGTACGATGTTATCCTTCTTGCCAATCACGGAATAGTGTCTTTTGGAAGAGATGTCTTTGATGCCTACTTTAAGCTTGAAGCGGCTGAGGATATAGCTAAAACTTTGATTTTATCGCGCCTTCTCGGGGGAGAGAAAGACTTGCCGGAGAACAAACTAAAGGAGCTTGATGACATGAGAAAAAAACGTAGAACGGAAGTTTACTGGTAA
- the sigI gene encoding RNA polymerase sigma-I factor, whose product MHGLFVNKKKNDTGSTALVLKKIQSGDTKLKEEFIKDNVPYIIRTISNILGIVVDDRNSEEFSIGLAAFNEAIDRYDADKNGNFYTYSFVVIKSRLYDFIRRNRKHNNVLPFSYIEESTRVDERLLMSDASGQFEKIEVRQELVSFEKSLKEFGISLEDLVLSSPKHKDSRLLLIKIARIIADDDNMFRKLVEKKYIPMKEVLSRIKVNHKTIQRNRKFIIAVSLILRSNLYDLKEYVQGFEREGKYHG is encoded by the coding sequence TTGCATGGGTTGTTTGTAAATAAAAAGAAGAATGACACTGGTTCTACAGCACTTGTTCTTAAAAAGATTCAAAGCGGGGACACAAAACTTAAGGAAGAATTTATTAAAGACAATGTTCCGTATATTATAAGAACGATTTCAAATATACTTGGGATAGTTGTGGATGACAGAAACAGTGAGGAATTCAGCATTGGACTTGCAGCTTTTAATGAAGCCATTGACAGATATGATGCCGATAAAAACGGCAATTTCTATACCTATTCTTTTGTAGTTATAAAAAGCCGCTTATATGATTTTATAAGAAGAAACAGGAAACACAACAATGTTTTGCCTTTTTCATATATTGAAGAATCAACTCGGGTGGACGAAAGATTATTGATGTCCGATGCCAGCGGTCAATTCGAAAAAATTGAGGTAAGGCAGGAACTGGTCAGCTTTGAGAAAAGCTTAAAGGAATTTGGAATTTCCCTGGAAGACTTGGTGTTATCCTCTCCGAAACATAAGGATTCAAGGCTTTTATTGATAAAAATCGCAAGAATAATTGCTGATGATGACAATATGTTCAGAAAGCTGGTCGAAAAGAAGTACATACCCATGAAAGAAGTATTAAGCCGAATAAAAGTAAATCACAAGACGATTCAGAGGAACAGGAAATTTATAATTGCTGTCAGCCTGATTTTACGAAGTAATCTATACGATCTCAAAGAGTATGTGCAGGGCTTCGAAAGGGAGGGAAAGTATCATGGATAA
- a CDS encoding tetratricopeptide repeat protein, protein MEKRQDNNEIERRILKYEQYVKEHPKKAYGYYCLGRLHMMDGKYKLAEEYFKKSLAVDGNYTFSIIGLIEACVFRRKFLKAVYLFSKNRQKIIDKYIYRVKLVRGVSSFYSKSGFFRTEAKDFLSQLSLKNSIRSIKKLVDSEANNIVLKLILCMYYLNFGEKSFYIIQLFKTCIYWDGLEDSFRWALIRRLSEFGEKLYYDANIARKFATVPDASCTDEYVDLIFSSALDREKGGRMADIYRTAEKYNKNISPRLIWRYVKWSNENSFYDPSVYDCCKKLVDMGWMDSVVADTMLKFRERNAVKLGDETERALRLFGYMD, encoded by the coding sequence ATGGAAAAAAGACAGGATAATAACGAAATTGAGCGTAGGATATTAAAATATGAGCAGTATGTTAAAGAACATCCTAAAAAGGCTTATGGGTATTATTGCCTTGGACGCTTACACATGATGGACGGAAAATACAAGCTTGCAGAAGAATATTTTAAGAAGTCCCTTGCCGTTGACGGCAATTATACCTTTTCAATTATAGGTTTGATAGAGGCTTGTGTATTCAGACGAAAGTTTCTGAAAGCTGTGTATTTGTTCAGTAAGAACCGGCAAAAAATAATAGACAAATATATTTACAGGGTCAAACTGGTGCGGGGAGTCAGCTCCTTCTACAGTAAATCCGGTTTTTTCAGGACCGAAGCGAAAGACTTTTTATCCCAATTATCTTTGAAAAATTCAATACGTTCTATTAAAAAGCTGGTGGACAGTGAGGCAAACAATATTGTTTTAAAGCTTATTTTATGTATGTACTATTTAAATTTCGGAGAGAAAAGCTTCTATATTATTCAACTTTTCAAGACATGTATCTACTGGGACGGACTTGAGGACAGTTTCAGATGGGCGCTGATAAGGCGTCTGTCTGAATTTGGGGAAAAGCTCTATTATGATGCCAACATTGCAAGGAAATTTGCAACAGTTCCTGATGCGAGCTGTACCGACGAATATGTTGACTTGATTTTCAGCTCGGCGCTGGATAGAGAAAAAGGTGGAAGAATGGCAGACATTTATCGTACTGCCGAGAAATACAATAAAAATATATCTCCCCGCTTAATATGGAGATATGTTAAATGGAGCAATGAAAACTCATTTTATGATCCATCGGTTTATGACTGCTGCAAAAAGCTTGTGGATATGGGATGGATGGATAGCGTTGTTGCAGATACAATGCTTAAATTCAGGGAGAGGAATGCCGTAAAGCTTGGAGACGAAACCGAAAGAGCATTAAGACTTTTTGGCTACATGGATTAA